In Paenibacillus stellifer, the DNA window CCAGGCGAAGGTCCGTCCGGAGCCTCCCGCTTGTGCGGGGTCGTACGTATCTAGCAGCACCGCGTCCACCGTCCCGGCATAGCTCTCCATCGGACCGCCATGCTTCTCTTCTCCATCTGCGCTTACCGGCAGCGCCTTCCATACCTGTACGTCGGGAAATGCGGTCTTGACCTCCTGGCAGAAGGCGGGCGATTCACTGCCATGCAGTTGAATGACGCCGAGAGGTACGCGCGATAGCACGTCGCCCAGCTCTTCCAGGTCGGGATTCACGAACACTCCTGCGGCGAGAGGCGGCTTGCCGGTTCCCCAGTCCTTCAGCAGGGAGACCAGCTCGGAGGCGCGTTCAGCCGTAATCTGCCGACGGCTCGGTGCAAAGACCAGCCCGATATAATCCACCGGCAATCGTAACATAGATTTTAGCACTTCAACGTCCTGAAGTCCACAGATTTTTACCTGCGCTTCAGTCATGGCTGCGGCTCCCTGCGCGCCCGGGAACCGGGCCGAGCAGATTGT includes these proteins:
- a CDS encoding phosphoribosylanthranilate isomerase; its protein translation is MTEAQVKICGLQDVEVLKSMLRLPVDYIGLVFAPSRRQITAERASELVSLLKDWGTGKPPLAAGVFVNPDLEELGDVLSRVPLGVIQLHGSESPAFCQEVKTAFPDVQVWKALPVSADGEEKHGGPMESYAGTVDAVLLDTYDPAQAGGSGRTFAWNQVPAYRKRAQEIGVPLFVAGGLTPDNVGELLADYGPDGVDVSSGVETEGMKDIAKITAFIERVKQS